A part of Ptychodera flava strain L36383 chromosome 11, AS_Pfla_20210202, whole genome shotgun sequence genomic DNA contains:
- the LOC139143365 gene encoding flagellum-associated coiled-coil domain-containing protein 1-like isoform X1: MSNFNMPSVNQPRSNLSLGGEMTNRDKMEANKYKMSGLANLHKKKNRQSEGKQRPKSTPAAINAASPEQGYDPPASAPPGIRPRCDRFHEVERDFPGRKNMLESHFPVKKTKAVQRDEEELRVRDYELAPGMTMSKSKSRVAVTINTGLIDALPRRTTESVRSADPESNTSDVNYQDALILQLQQQISDLSLYLEEERLNHKATKERAALLMSEKLEEIEQEHQREMQELQEDFEEQVEDLKTLQKKQLEQERTAAQAAQSRLKGEVEFLQGAFEAYKGNIAQEMEEKWAKKESDMKLKFQEEMEEALQEQRQEFLEEKEREKKAMSREFQRQLNLVTQDHRREMDTFHKKFSTAAVDMENMKKALDQLNSVKEELTKKSEQLEKVTSELKKTKFELQDTKIRLVGFEEHFLDKVQEVDDKYKQRMHNLMGENTDLRRRYMQKCDELFNEKSNTEVQRVEKLSNAKETMQMLIHVRNRTNVSMACADLSLDNQPKIPKLRPSSAPVTKREEKTAKLSAGETDHITNPIEKRDRHDEKLLRGRPPTRPNTSHTFRSAPPPNTKRVNSLLDSFGYGSMQSM; encoded by the exons ATGAGTAACTTCAACATGCCAAGTGTCAACCAGCCCAGGTCCAACTTGTCCCTCGGTGGAGAGATGACCAACAGGGACAAGATGGAAGCCAACAAGTACAAGATGAGTGGGCTGGCAAACTTACACAAAAAGAAGAATCGGCAATCAGAAGGCAAACAGAGACCAAA ATCCACTCCAGCCGCCATCAACGCAGCCAGCCCCGAGCAGGGCTACGATCCGCCAGCAAGCGCACCTCCGGGGATACGGCCTCGTTGCGACAGGTTTCACGAAGTTGAGCGGGATTTCCCGGGAAGGAAAAATATGTTGGAGAGCCACTTTCCTGTTAAGAAAACCAAAGCAGTCCAGAGAGACGAAGAG GAGCTTCGTGTACGAGACTATGAATTAGCACCGGGAATGACAATGTCGAAGTCTAAGAGCCGAGTTGCTGTGACAATCAACACTGGATTGATTGATGCACTACCAAGGAGGACCACGGAATCTGTcag GTCTGCAGATCCTGAGAG TAATACCAGCGATGTAAATTATCA ggacGCCTTGATACTTCAGCTGCAGCAGCAAATTTCTGACCTGAGTCTGTATTTGGAAGAGGAAAGACTCAACCACAAAGCGACAAAAGAACGA GCTGCTCTGTTGATGTCTGAGAAACTGGAGGAGATCGAGCAAGAACATCAACGTGAGATGCAAGAACTGCAGGAGGATTTTGAAGAACAGGTAGAAGATTTAAAAACACTCCAAAAGAAGCAGCTGGAACAAGAAAGAACGGCAGCACAAGCTGCTCAAT cCCGTTTAAAGGGAGAAGTAGAGTTCTTACAAGGTGCCTTTGAAGCGTACAAGGGAAACATCGCGCAGGAAATGGAAGAGAAATGGGCCAAGAAAGAAAGCGACATGAAACTAAAATTCCAAGAAGAGATGGAGGAGGCACTTCAGGAACAAA GGCAGGAATTCCTGGAAGAGAAGGAGAGAGAGAAGAAGGCAATGAGCCGGGAATTCCAGAGACAGCTGAATCTAGTGACACAGGATCACAGGAGAGAAATGGAT ACTTTCCATAAGAAGTTCTCCACAGCTGCAGTGGACATGGAAAACATGAAGAAGGCACTGGATCAACTGAACAGCGTCAAGGAAGAACTCACCAAGAAGTCAGAACAATTGGAGAAGGTGACAAGCGAACTCAAGaagacaaaatttgaacttcaaGATACT AAAATTCGGCTTGTGGGATTCGAGGAGCATTTTCTGGATAAAGTACAGGAGGTGGACGACAAATACAAACAAAGGATGCACAATTTAATGGGAGAAAACACAGATCTCAG GCGGAGGTACATGCAAAAATGCGATGAACTCTTCAATGAAAAGTCCAACACAGAAGTACAGAGAGTTGAGAAGTTGTCAAATGCCAAAGAGACAATGCAG ATGCTCATTCACGTTCGCAACAGAACTAACGTCAGCATGGCGTGCGCTGACCTATCTCTTGACAATCAACCCAAGATACCTAAGCTACGACCATCAAGTGCACCTGTCACAAAGAGAGAGGAGAAAACTGCAAAACTCAGCGCGGGAGAGACAGATCACATCACCAATCCCATCGAAAAAAGAGATAGGCACGACGAGAAACTGCTGCGTGGGAGACCGCCGACACGGCCGAACACATCGCATACATTCCGGTCAGCACCACCTCCAAACACTAAGAGAGTAAATTCACTTCTGGATTCTTTCGGATATGGCTCAATGCAGTCTATGTAA
- the LOC139143365 gene encoding flagellum-associated coiled-coil domain-containing protein 1-like isoform X2 — MSNFNMPSVNQPRSNLSLGGEMTNRDKMEANKYKMSGLANLHKKKNRQSEGKQRPKSTPAAINAASPEQGYDPPASAPPGIRPRCDRFHEVERDFPGRKNMLESHFPVKKTKAVQRDEEELRVRDYELAPGMTMSKSKSRVAVTINTGLIDALPRRTTESVRSADPERDALILQLQQQISDLSLYLEEERLNHKATKERAALLMSEKLEEIEQEHQREMQELQEDFEEQVEDLKTLQKKQLEQERTAAQAAQSRLKGEVEFLQGAFEAYKGNIAQEMEEKWAKKESDMKLKFQEEMEEALQEQRQEFLEEKEREKKAMSREFQRQLNLVTQDHRREMDTFHKKFSTAAVDMENMKKALDQLNSVKEELTKKSEQLEKVTSELKKTKFELQDTKIRLVGFEEHFLDKVQEVDDKYKQRMHNLMGENTDLRRRYMQKCDELFNEKSNTEVQRVEKLSNAKETMQMLIHVRNRTNVSMACADLSLDNQPKIPKLRPSSAPVTKREEKTAKLSAGETDHITNPIEKRDRHDEKLLRGRPPTRPNTSHTFRSAPPPNTKRVNSLLDSFGYGSMQSM; from the exons ATGAGTAACTTCAACATGCCAAGTGTCAACCAGCCCAGGTCCAACTTGTCCCTCGGTGGAGAGATGACCAACAGGGACAAGATGGAAGCCAACAAGTACAAGATGAGTGGGCTGGCAAACTTACACAAAAAGAAGAATCGGCAATCAGAAGGCAAACAGAGACCAAA ATCCACTCCAGCCGCCATCAACGCAGCCAGCCCCGAGCAGGGCTACGATCCGCCAGCAAGCGCACCTCCGGGGATACGGCCTCGTTGCGACAGGTTTCACGAAGTTGAGCGGGATTTCCCGGGAAGGAAAAATATGTTGGAGAGCCACTTTCCTGTTAAGAAAACCAAAGCAGTCCAGAGAGACGAAGAG GAGCTTCGTGTACGAGACTATGAATTAGCACCGGGAATGACAATGTCGAAGTCTAAGAGCCGAGTTGCTGTGACAATCAACACTGGATTGATTGATGCACTACCAAGGAGGACCACGGAATCTGTcag GTCTGCAGATCCTGAGAG ggacGCCTTGATACTTCAGCTGCAGCAGCAAATTTCTGACCTGAGTCTGTATTTGGAAGAGGAAAGACTCAACCACAAAGCGACAAAAGAACGA GCTGCTCTGTTGATGTCTGAGAAACTGGAGGAGATCGAGCAAGAACATCAACGTGAGATGCAAGAACTGCAGGAGGATTTTGAAGAACAGGTAGAAGATTTAAAAACACTCCAAAAGAAGCAGCTGGAACAAGAAAGAACGGCAGCACAAGCTGCTCAAT cCCGTTTAAAGGGAGAAGTAGAGTTCTTACAAGGTGCCTTTGAAGCGTACAAGGGAAACATCGCGCAGGAAATGGAAGAGAAATGGGCCAAGAAAGAAAGCGACATGAAACTAAAATTCCAAGAAGAGATGGAGGAGGCACTTCAGGAACAAA GGCAGGAATTCCTGGAAGAGAAGGAGAGAGAGAAGAAGGCAATGAGCCGGGAATTCCAGAGACAGCTGAATCTAGTGACACAGGATCACAGGAGAGAAATGGAT ACTTTCCATAAGAAGTTCTCCACAGCTGCAGTGGACATGGAAAACATGAAGAAGGCACTGGATCAACTGAACAGCGTCAAGGAAGAACTCACCAAGAAGTCAGAACAATTGGAGAAGGTGACAAGCGAACTCAAGaagacaaaatttgaacttcaaGATACT AAAATTCGGCTTGTGGGATTCGAGGAGCATTTTCTGGATAAAGTACAGGAGGTGGACGACAAATACAAACAAAGGATGCACAATTTAATGGGAGAAAACACAGATCTCAG GCGGAGGTACATGCAAAAATGCGATGAACTCTTCAATGAAAAGTCCAACACAGAAGTACAGAGAGTTGAGAAGTTGTCAAATGCCAAAGAGACAATGCAG ATGCTCATTCACGTTCGCAACAGAACTAACGTCAGCATGGCGTGCGCTGACCTATCTCTTGACAATCAACCCAAGATACCTAAGCTACGACCATCAAGTGCACCTGTCACAAAGAGAGAGGAGAAAACTGCAAAACTCAGCGCGGGAGAGACAGATCACATCACCAATCCCATCGAAAAAAGAGATAGGCACGACGAGAAACTGCTGCGTGGGAGACCGCCGACACGGCCGAACACATCGCATACATTCCGGTCAGCACCACCTCCAAACACTAAGAGAGTAAATTCACTTCTGGATTCTTTCGGATATGGCTCAATGCAGTCTATGTAA